The proteins below come from a single Syntrophales bacterium genomic window:
- a CDS encoding N-6 DNA methylase, whose amino-acid sequence MSDKPVFTKYLKELSAVALQGDAREESFYPTLAEMLAAIAKSTGRANVRVTTLPKPTDAGNPDFRLWNGTDRIIGYVEAKKPTEDRLDVVEESEQLTRYRSTFPNLILTNFLEFRLYRNGERVETVLAARPLILNRLRTMPPVEKVDELYALLDRFLGFSLPKAFTAESLAVELAKRTRFLRDVVAQQLGQEKDAPGVLSGFFEAFQTYLIGTLTPEDFADLFAQTITYGLFAARTRAGDNFSRRAAFDSIPHTIGVLRDIFRFISLGDLSEQLAWCVDDIAEVLAVADAPGILDRYYQEGKGSDPIVHFYETFLAQYDPAERERRGVYYTPEPVVGYIVRSLHGLLKTEFGKCDGLASEGVTLLDPAAGTMTFIARAAQQAVAEFEAKYGSGGREDFIRRHVLKNFYAFELMMAPYAVGHLKMSFFLEELGHRLTDQERVPFYLTNTLDNEILEESHLPGFFALAEESRLAGIVKKQTPILVILGNPPYSGHSSNPSERMSKLQKGDKYVIGWNPKAGGGAEAIIRTLKIETDDILQPTFIGHLIKDYFFVDERPLGEKNPKWLQDDYVKFLRFAQWKIEKAGCGVVGMITNHGYIDNPTFRGMRQSLMHTFDEIYILDLHGNSLKKEICPDGSPDKNVFDIRQGVAIAFFIKQGGKRKADAVIRHANLWGSRESKYGWLNSNDLRKTDWQELKPISPFHLFVPRDNALDAGYRRFISILEVFPVNSVGIVTARDGLTIHWSEEEAWKTVTVFSRMEPEMARQGYQLGKDSQDWKVSLAQKDLHDSGPNRDNVVPILYRPFDVRHTYYTGRSGGFICRPRPEVMHHMLATQNLAMLMPKRVEYVGSWQHAFVASTISDHVAVSLKTIDYFFPLYIYPSTDSTDLFAHHEPSGNPPNLNPTLVQALVRAYGAEPSPEEIFHYIYAVLYAPAYREKYAEFLRTDFPRVPITSDAKLFSKLAALGARLTTLHLLTSRELDPPTCRFDGEGNSCIGKGRKAGFRYEPGEQRVYINATQYFAPVAEAVWSYQVGGYQVCEKWLKDRQERRLDLDGIRTYCRIVTALGRTLATQTEIDALYPGIEKSVVVIPGHKSEVES is encoded by the coding sequence ATGAGCGATAAACCGGTATTCACCAAGTATCTCAAAGAGCTTTCCGCCGTGGCCCTGCAAGGGGACGCGAGAGAGGAAAGTTTCTACCCGACGCTTGCCGAAATGCTGGCGGCTATAGCCAAGTCAACTGGGCGGGCGAATGTGCGCGTCACCACCCTTCCCAAACCCACCGATGCCGGGAACCCCGATTTTCGTCTGTGGAATGGTACGGACCGCATCATCGGCTATGTCGAAGCCAAGAAGCCGACGGAAGATAGGCTGGACGTTGTCGAGGAGTCTGAACAACTCACGCGCTATCGCTCCACGTTCCCCAATCTCATTCTGACCAACTTCCTTGAATTTCGGTTATACCGGAACGGCGAGCGCGTGGAGACGGTTCTTGCCGCCCGGCCCTTGATTCTTAACCGGTTGCGCACGATGCCGCCGGTGGAAAAGGTCGACGAACTGTATGCCCTCCTTGACCGCTTTCTCGGTTTCTCGCTGCCCAAGGCGTTTACGGCCGAGTCTCTCGCCGTCGAACTGGCTAAACGAACTCGCTTCCTTCGGGATGTTGTCGCTCAGCAGCTTGGGCAGGAAAAGGATGCGCCGGGCGTGCTTTCCGGATTCTTTGAAGCTTTCCAGACCTATCTCATCGGCACGTTGACACCGGAGGACTTCGCCGATCTCTTTGCCCAAACCATTACCTATGGCCTCTTTGCCGCACGAACTCGGGCCGGTGACAACTTCAGCCGACGGGCCGCTTTCGATAGCATCCCGCACACGATCGGTGTCCTGCGCGACATCTTCCGCTTTATTTCGCTCGGCGATCTGTCCGAACAGCTTGCCTGGTGCGTGGACGACATTGCCGAAGTCCTGGCCGTGGCCGATGCGCCCGGCATCCTTGACCGCTACTACCAGGAAGGCAAGGGTAGTGATCCCATCGTTCACTTTTACGAGACTTTTCTCGCTCAATACGATCCCGCTGAGCGCGAGCGGCGCGGCGTTTACTACACGCCCGAACCGGTAGTCGGCTACATCGTGCGCTCGCTGCATGGCCTCCTCAAAACCGAGTTCGGCAAATGCGACGGTCTGGCCTCAGAGGGCGTCACGCTGCTCGATCCGGCGGCGGGTACCATGACCTTCATCGCCCGCGCTGCGCAACAGGCCGTCGCGGAATTCGAGGCCAAGTACGGCAGCGGTGGGCGCGAGGATTTCATCCGGCGGCACGTCCTCAAGAACTTCTACGCCTTTGAGTTGATGATGGCACCCTACGCCGTGGGCCACCTCAAGATGAGCTTCTTCCTCGAAGAACTGGGCCACCGTCTGACGGACCAAGAGCGCGTTCCCTTCTACCTCACGAACACCCTTGACAACGAGATACTGGAAGAGAGCCACCTGCCCGGCTTCTTTGCCCTGGCCGAGGAATCCCGCCTCGCCGGTATCGTCAAGAAGCAAACCCCGATTCTTGTAATCCTTGGTAATCCCCCGTATTCCGGGCATTCGAGCAATCCAAGTGAACGGATGAGTAAGCTCCAGAAAGGCGACAAATATGTCATCGGATGGAATCCCAAGGCGGGCGGTGGCGCAGAGGCCATTATTCGCACACTCAAGATTGAAACAGACGACATTTTGCAGCCAACGTTTATAGGTCATCTGATAAAGGATTATTTCTTTGTGGATGAAAGGCCCTTGGGCGAGAAGAATCCCAAGTGGCTGCAGGACGACTACGTGAAGTTTCTGCGCTTCGCCCAATGGAAAATTGAAAAGGCTGGATGCGGGGTTGTCGGCATGATCACCAACCACGGCTACATCGACAACCCGACCTTCCGGGGCATGCGCCAAAGCTTGATGCACACCTTCGACGAGATTTACATCCTCGACCTGCACGGCAACTCCCTGAAGAAGGAGATCTGCCCCGATGGGAGTCCCGACAAGAACGTCTTCGACATCCGACAGGGTGTGGCCATCGCCTTCTTCATCAAGCAAGGCGGCAAACGAAAGGCCGATGCCGTCATCCGACATGCCAATCTCTGGGGTTCGAGAGAGTCAAAGTATGGCTGGCTCAACAGCAACGACCTGAGGAAAACCGATTGGCAGGAGTTGAAGCCCATATCGCCGTTCCATCTGTTCGTTCCGCGCGATAACGCGCTGGACGCCGGGTATCGGCGGTTTATTTCCATCCTTGAGGTATTTCCCGTGAATAGCGTTGGCATCGTGACGGCAAGGGACGGACTGACCATTCACTGGTCGGAGGAGGAGGCATGGAAAACCGTCACTGTTTTCTCGCGCATGGAACCGGAAATGGCGCGGCAAGGCTACCAACTCGGCAAGGATTCGCAAGACTGGAAGGTGTCATTGGCTCAGAAGGATTTGCATGATTCAGGGCCAAATCGCGACAACGTGGTTCCAATCCTCTATCGCCCTTTCGACGTACGCCACACATACTATACCGGTCGCTCTGGGGGTTTCATATGCAGACCACGCCCCGAGGTCATGCACCACATGTTGGCGACTCAGAACTTGGCTATGCTCATGCCAAAGCGTGTCGAATATGTGGGTTCTTGGCAACACGCTTTTGTCGCCAGTACAATATCAGACCATGTTGCCGTCTCGCTCAAGACAATTGACTACTTTTTCCCTCTCTACATCTATCCCTCTACCGACAGCACAGACCTCTTCGCCCACCACGAACCGTCGGGAAACCCGCCGAACCTGAATCCGACTTTGGTTCAGGCATTAGTTCGGGCATACGGCGCGGAACCCTCGCCCGAGGAGATTTTCCATTACATTTATGCCGTACTGTACGCTCCTGCGTACCGAGAAAAATACGCCGAGTTCCTGCGGACGGATTTTCCGCGCGTGCCGATCACGTCAGACGCGAAGCTGTTCTCGAAACTCGCTGCCCTGGGCGCAAGGCTGACTACGCTGCATCTGCTCACATCCCGGGAACTCGACCCGCCTACCTGCCGGTTCGATGGCGAAGGCAACAGTTGCATCGGCAAGGGGCGAAAAGCTGGGTTTCGCTACGAACCGGGCGAACAGCGTGTGTACATCAACGCAACTCAATATTTCGCTCCTGTGGCCGAAGCCGTGTGGAGCTACCAAGTGGGCGGCTACCAAGTCTGCGAGAAGTGGCTGAAAGACCGTCAGGAACGTCGCCTTGATCTTGACGGCATACGTACCTATTGCCGCATTGTTACGGCGCTCGGACGCACCCTCGCCACCCAGACCGAAATTGACGCCCTGTATCCTGGCATTGAGAAGAGTGTCGTGGTCATACCAGGACACAAGTCGGAAGTGGAATCATGA
- a CDS encoding phage integrase N-terminal SAM-like domain-containing protein has product MQTTPSALQTRFEEHLRTKAIPDHLVWSYKKWLRYYLDYCEKYHFSPQDRSSLPRFVRKLNEKKQTVQQQRQAAESINLYYEILGQEGMPPKAPQPQPIPHQKAIPLEAGKPELIRESPVSSAQPQRVAPSSSREAVSSSGAYSLSKTVKVSGMPPVAPTGTNNATSSQVQVKQGSGASWKSEYSRLADEISVRHYSKKTLQTYQGWTRKFQTFTQSKKPELLSTNDVKEFLTFLAVKKKVAASTQNQAFNSLLFFYRHVFNKEFGKVEGVVRAKQKPYIPVVLSRDEINEILKHLESPYNLVVKLLYGCGLRLFECLGLRVQCMNFDAGIVTVHDGTGHS; this is encoded by the coding sequence ATGCAAACTACCCCATCAGCATTACAGACAAGATTTGAAGAGCATTTACGGACTAAAGCCATTCCGGATCATCTTGTATGGTCCTATAAGAAATGGCTCCGTTATTATCTGGACTACTGCGAGAAATATCATTTTTCTCCTCAAGATAGAAGCAGTCTGCCTCGATTTGTTAGAAAGTTGAATGAAAAAAAGCAAACAGTCCAACAACAAAGACAGGCCGCTGAGTCAATAAATCTCTATTACGAGATCCTCGGCCAAGAGGGCATGCCGCCAAAAGCACCGCAACCCCAACCTATTCCCCATCAAAAGGCCATCCCCCTTGAAGCCGGCAAACCCGAACTCATCCGCGAGTCGCCGGTTTCATCTGCTCAACCTCAAAGAGTCGCACCATCATCCTCTCGCGAAGCTGTATCATCGTCTGGCGCCTACAGTCTCTCAAAAACCGTAAAGGTTTCCGGCATGCCGCCCGTCGCACCAACCGGAACGAATAACGCGACCTCGTCTCAAGTGCAAGTGAAGCAAGGATCCGGGGCTTCCTGGAAGTCGGAATATTCCCGACTGGCGGATGAAATATCCGTTCGCCATTATTCCAAGAAAACATTGCAGACCTATCAAGGATGGACAAGAAAGTTCCAAACTTTTACACAGAGCAAGAAGCCGGAATTGCTCTCAACGAATGATGTAAAAGAATTTTTAACGTTTTTAGCGGTGAAAAAAAAGGTGGCGGCGAGCACTCAAAATCAGGCGTTCAATTCCCTGTTATTCTTTTACCGCCATGTTTTTAATAAGGAATTCGGCAAGGTTGAAGGCGTCGTCAGGGCAAAACAAAAGCCTTATATCCCCGTCGTTTTATCCCGTGATGAGATCAATGAAATTCTGAAGCATCTGGAGTCTCCATATAACCTCGTTGTAAAATTGCTTTATGGGTGCGGGCTTCGGCTTTTCGAATGCCTGGGGCTTCGCGTTCAATGCATGAATTTCGATGCAGGTATCGTAACCGTTCACGACGGCACGGGACACAGTTAA